One stretch of Arachis hypogaea cultivar Tifrunner chromosome 20, arahy.Tifrunner.gnm2.J5K5, whole genome shotgun sequence DNA includes these proteins:
- the LOC112784561 gene encoding uncharacterized protein isoform X2 — protein sequence MISINLGGLGLPSAYKARNTAARKSTRGTSLHTTGGTTFPEARLRLNHSLGRPSRMDEFFEHTHTRKEDRTQWVDKHSRKTKRMFQAEQERQATIEAGVTDPPPVSEESIWIETVGGKRRGRVYGMGEVRDSSIVRPRVDGPTTTTSIDVLDLRERITILNREVEQHAAKYRELEDRYQREKREWQQTVESLREDLNTSNSQMDQFSHQLSSLTEYVRAMGPSSSG from the exons ATGATATCTATCAATCTTGGAGGTTTAGGGCTGCCAAGCGCTTACAAG GCGAGAAATACAGCTGCCAGGAAATCAACTCGAGGTACTTCCCTTCACACTACAGGAGGCACCACCTTTCCAGAAGCGAGGTTACGCTTG AATCATTCGCTTGGAAGACCATCACGTATGGATGAGTTTTTTGAGCACACTCATACTCGCAAAGAGGATAGGACTCAATGGGTTGATAAACACTCCCGAAAGACAAAG CGTATGTTTCAGGCTGAGCAAGAGCGGCAGGCTACTATAGAGGCTGGTGTAACTGATCCACCGCCTGTCTCTGAGGAAAGCATATGGATTGAGACAGTGGGTGGAAAACGAAGAGGTAGGGTATATGGCATGGGTGAGGTAAGGGACTCTTCCATAGTGCGACCTCGAGTTGATGGGCCAACCACGACCACCAGCATTGATGTTTTGGATCTTAGAGAACGAATCACAATACTCAATAGAGAAGTTGAACAACATGCTGCTAAATATAGAGAGCTTGAAGACCGCTACCAAAGGGAGAAAAGAGAGTGGCAACAAACTGTTGAATCCTTGCGTGAGGATCTCAACACCAGTAACTCACAGATGGATCAATTTAGTCATCAGTTGAGCAGCTTGACTGAGTATGTGAGAGCCATGGGTCCTAGTAGTTCTGGATAA
- the LOC112784561 gene encoding uncharacterized protein isoform X1: protein MLHAIRKKGAHPYWIPPKVLGELMRRWDTDAYRQLQARNTAARKSTRGTSLHTTGGTTFPEARLRLNHSLGRPSRMDEFFEHTHTRKEDRTQWVDKHSRKTKRMFQAEQERQATIEAGVTDPPPVSEESIWIETVGGKRRGRVYGMGEVRDSSIVRPRVDGPTTTTSIDVLDLRERITILNREVEQHAAKYRELEDRYQREKREWQQTVESLREDLNTSNSQMDQFSHQLSSLTEYVRAMGPSSSG, encoded by the exons ATGCTCCATGCCATTCGCAAAAAAGGTGCCCATCCATATTGGATCCCACCAAAAGTTCTTGGTGAATTGATGAGACGTTGGGACACTGATGCCTATAGACAATTACAGGCGAGAAATACAGCTGCCAGGAAATCAACTCGAGGTACTTCCCTTCACACTACAGGAGGCACCACCTTTCCAGAAGCGAGGTTACGCTTG AATCATTCGCTTGGAAGACCATCACGTATGGATGAGTTTTTTGAGCACACTCATACTCGCAAAGAGGATAGGACTCAATGGGTTGATAAACACTCCCGAAAGACAAAG CGTATGTTTCAGGCTGAGCAAGAGCGGCAGGCTACTATAGAGGCTGGTGTAACTGATCCACCGCCTGTCTCTGAGGAAAGCATATGGATTGAGACAGTGGGTGGAAAACGAAGAGGTAGGGTATATGGCATGGGTGAGGTAAGGGACTCTTCCATAGTGCGACCTCGAGTTGATGGGCCAACCACGACCACCAGCATTGATGTTTTGGATCTTAGAGAACGAATCACAATACTCAATAGAGAAGTTGAACAACATGCTGCTAAATATAGAGAGCTTGAAGACCGCTACCAAAGGGAGAAAAGAGAGTGGCAACAAACTGTTGAATCCTTGCGTGAGGATCTCAACACCAGTAACTCACAGATGGATCAATTTAGTCATCAGTTGAGCAGCTTGACTGAGTATGTGAGAGCCATGGGTCCTAGTAGTTCTGGATAA
- the LOC140183118 gene encoding uncharacterized protein, with protein sequence MENQNRNWMYDRTYDQRRGLKPSYIKGVNEFVDACTRTDKFLRGGLVRCPCARCQCGTFKQLIDIKIDLYTYGFKPNYWVWTEHGEEISTENQIRVEEDIESSSELGGVTWEENFDRYHEMVVDALQPEFHMYMQPTVEEPNRDAKRFYDLLDSVSKPLWENCIHSRLSLANRMLSIKSEGNQSQESFDQWATLFREMQTTPNEIPANYYEAKKIIFQLGFKEVKIDCCVNGCMIYYKEDKDLRQCKFCGEQRFKPRKGKNKKVPYKRMHYLPLIPRLQRLYASMSTAPHMLWHHQNRRNDDVMTHPSHGEAWKYFDTKHPHFASEPRNVRLGLYSDGFSPNVHFSTLYSCWPVIVTPYNLPPHIVPLCSIYFAFLHLLWLYIVHCSL encoded by the coding sequence atgGAAAATCAGAACCGAAATTGGATGTATGATAGAACGTATGATCAGAGGCGGGGTCTTAAACCCAGTTATATTAAAGGGGTAAATGAATTTGTGGATGCGTGTACTAGAACTGATAAATTTCTCAGAGGAGGTTTAGTTAGGTGTCCATGTGCCAGATGTCAATGTGGGACGTTTAAACAGTTGATCGACATTAAAATTGATCTATATACTTATGGGTTTAAACCTAATTATTGGGTTTGGACAGAGCATGGAGAAGAGATATCCACAGAGAATCAGATTAGGGTAGAAGAAGATATTGAAAGTAGCTCTGAATTAGGTGGTGTTACATGGGAAGAAAATTTTGATCGTTATCATGAGATGGTTGTTGATGCTTTACAACCTGAGTTTCACATGTACATGCAACCAACAGTGGAGGAACCAAATCGAGATGCTAAGAGATTTTATGACCTCTTAGATTCAGTTAGTAAACCCTTGTGGGAAAATTGTATCCATTCACGATTGTCACTTGCCAATAGGATGCTGAGTATAAAATCAGAGGGAAACcaatcccaggaatcttttgaccAGTGGGCAACTTTGTTTAGAGAAATGCAAACAACTCCAAATGAAATTCCTGCTAATTACTATGAAGCtaagaaaattattttccaaCTTGGGTTTAAGGAGGTTAAGATAGATTGTTGTGTCAATGGTTGTATGATATATTACAAAGAGGACAAAGATCTTAGACAATGTAAATTTTGTGGGGAGCAGAGATTTAAGCCTAGgaagggaaaaaataaaaaggtgCCATATAAAAGAATGCATTATTTGCCATTGATTCCAAGGCTACAAAGGTTGTATGCATCAATGAGTACTGCCCCTCATATGTTGTGGCATCACCAAAATCGTAGAAATGACGACGTGATGACACATCCTTCCCATGGTGAAGCATGGAAATATTTTGATACCAAGCATCCTCATTTTGCAAGCGAACCGCGTAATGTTAGACTTGGACTTTATTCTGATGGGTTTTCTCCTAATGTTCATTTTAGCACACTGTACTCTTGTTGGCCTGTTATAGTTACCCCTTATAACCTTCCACCTCATATTGTCCCCTTATGTTCTATATATTTTGCCTTCTTGCATCTACTTTGGCTTTACATTGTTCATTGCTCCTTATGA